Below is a window of Solanum stenotomum isolate F172 chromosome 7, ASM1918654v1, whole genome shotgun sequence DNA.
tgagAAACAGAAAAAGGAAATCCATCCTGAAAACAATGTGCTGTAGATACCTTGTAATGGAGAACTCcttcagattaaaacaaaatcagtttttgtattgtttacAGAAGAATGAAGCCACCTAAACTCTACATGCATGAGTGTTAACTTTATTAGGTGTAACTCAGCATGCTTTCATAGCCATGCAAAGTGCAATGTGTCAATCCTTTCCTTACCTCTCCTTCCTATAAATACCATCACTTCCCATTCTCCACTTCCCATCAGCAATCAAcagttttatttaattaatcatatatCTCCTCTTCTCTTCTTACAATCAATCAATTATGGGTTCTAGCTGGCTTTGTTTCTCCCTTAGTTTTCTTCTAGTGTTGCATGGTACCTTTGCTCAGCAAAGATACCAACAGCAACAAGGTCAGTGTCAGCTTAATAGACTTAACCCTCAGGAACCAACTGTTCGCATTCAAGCTGAAGCAGGGGTTACTGAGTTATGGGACAAAAATAACCAACAGTTTCAATGTGCTGGTGTTTCACTCGTTAGACATGTTATCCAGTCTAGAGGCATGCTGTTGCCTTCTTACCTTAATACTCCTCTCCTTGCCTATGTTGAACAAGGTATTTAACATTATACTCTTTACCTTTTTGATTTCTGTCACCAGGTAATGATAAGGTATACGTACACTCTATTGGTTATGTTAGTTGTTGCATTGATAAAGTGATTGTAACTAATTAATGTACAGGTAGGGGATTTTTTGGGATTATGAATTCTGGATGCCCTGAAACTTTCCAGTCATCACAGCAATTTCAGCAAGGTGAAAGGGGTGCAGGATCAAGATTCCAAGATCGTCATCAGAAGATTGGACAGTTCAAACAGGGAGACATTATTGCCTTCCCTGCTGGAGCTGCTCATTGGGCTTATAACGAAGGAAATGAGGAGCTTGTTCTTGTTTGTTTCGAGGATAGTGGTAACAGTGCAAACCAGCTTGATCAAAATTCAAGGGTATGTACGTTACATAAAGTTAACAACACTACTCAATCAAGTGAagtattaattttaataaataaattaatctgATTTTCGTTTTTTGCAGAGATTCTTCATAGCTGGAAACCCGCAACAAGGAGAACAGCAACAGGGACAACAAGGAGGAGCCCGCAGCTTCCAGAAAGAGCAATTCCAATCTGGAAATGTGCTCAGGGGCTTTGAATTAGAGCTGTTGGCCGAGGCATTCGGCGTAAGTAAGGAAACAGCAAGGAAGCTTCAGGGAGAGGAGGACCAGAGAGGCCACATTGTGAACATTGATCAAGGGCTTAGAGTTGTGAGACCACCATTCTCACAAGAACAAGAGGAGCGTGAGGAGAGACAAGAGCAAGGACAATACGGTCCTCGTGCAAACGGAATTGAGGAAACCATCTGCTCCGCTAAGCTCAGGCAGAACATCGATAACCCCGCTCGTGCTGATGTCTACAATCCTCAGGCTGGACGCTTCACCACTGTCAACAGCCTCACTCTACCCATCCTCAGCTTCCTCCGCCTCAGCGCTGCCAGAGGAGTTCTTTACAGAGTAAGCCACAACTTGCTATTGCTATTGCTACTCCCTCTGtttaaatttgtttgtctgattttgacttgatacGAATGTAATGTGCAGAATTCGATCATGGCACCACACTGGTGGACAAATGCACACAGCGTAATCTACGTAACAAAGGGAGAAGCAAGGATCCAGATAGTTGATCACAGAGGACAAGCAGTGCTAGATGACAGAGTAAGACAGGGGCAAGTTGTGATAGTGCCACAGAACTTCGCCGTGGTGAAACATGCCGAAAATGAAATCTTTGAGTGGGTCGTATTCAATACCAATGACAATGCCATGATCAACACACTCAGTGGCCGTACTTCTGCTATTCGAGGATTACCGGTGGATGTGATAGCCAATTCTTACCAGATTACAAGGGAAGAGGCAAGGAGGCTCAAGTTTAACAGGGAGGAAACTCTACTTTTCAGCTGTTCAGAAAAATCTAGCCAATATGGGAGAGTTGCTGCTGCTTAATTACAACGTTTTGCTTGCTTTTTTTCCCCTATGTAATAAGCTAAGCTAAAAGCGTACTTAATAAAACAGAGGACCTTATACGGTCATCTTTCTAATGATGTAATGGCAACTGTTATGTATATCTATATGCGGCAAGTTCTTGTACCTTGGCAAATAAAAGGAGCACTACGCTTTCGCCTTTTTTTGAGCTAATTTGGACTGTCTTCCTTTTTTCGAACAACAATGGTATAATTGATAGGTGAACATCAAATTATAGCATCGAGTTAGAAACAATAAGAAGAAACTTCATTCTTTTGCCAACATAATCTGAATGAAAAGAAGTATTATCTGAAATATGCAGCAGTTTTATACTACTTATAAATCAGCTGGAGCCTGGATTGTTTGATTATTCTTAGATCAAAGTACACAATGAACTAAATAGCTTCAGACCTATTGATTAAGCCAACTCACAAAGATGTGTTTTATTGATTATGCTAGATCTCAAGGGACTACATAGGCTTTGATGTATTTTCAttggttttcttcttctttttcatttttgtaaCATTCACAAATGAAGTATTAAATGAGTtttgatatacatatatttGTGATTTGAATGTTTGTGAAATTCTTTATTGTGAATGTTTATTGCATATCCATTGTGAATGTTTGTTGTGCATTCTACAAAAGTGACCACTTCCATCAATTTAGTGTTGATAGGAAACGAAACGAACTTTAAAGAGATTATCATAAGAATAATTTATGTTGATAGGAAAAGGAAATTATCATAAGAATTGTGAAAATAAGCTTTACCTGTTCCATATTCAGAGTCGGGTACGAGTTCATGCTTACGAGTAGAGTAATTTTAGTTTAGAAGCAAGTGGAGCTTGATTAACATTTGTACAATATTATCTTGTGATATAAAAACAGTAAACTCCATATGAAAATAAGATACTGTTGAAGGACACGTTTTATATTATGCGTgcaaatattgataaaaaatggAGTAATTAACACAAGTTTTATCTCGACTATTGTTGTGTGATATTCAATTGAATACCCTCACGATTTCTATTATCAACTTGAAATCTTGGTTCAATATTTGCTTTGTTACCATACTATCAAATGATCATGAGAGA
It encodes the following:
- the LOC125870300 gene encoding 11S globulin seed storage protein Jug r 4-like, with the protein product MGSSWLCFSLSFLLVLHGTFAQQRYQQQQGQCQLNRLNPQEPTVRIQAEAGVTELWDKNNQQFQCAGVSLVRHVIQSRGMLLPSYLNTPLLAYVEQGRGFFGIMNSGCPETFQSSQQFQQGERGAGSRFQDRHQKIGQFKQGDIIAFPAGAAHWAYNEGNEELVLVCFEDSGNSANQLDQNSRRFFIAGNPQQGEQQQGQQGGARSFQKEQFQSGNVLRGFELELLAEAFGVSKETARKLQGEEDQRGHIVNIDQGLRVVRPPFSQEQEEREERQEQGQYGPRANGIEETICSAKLRQNIDNPARADVYNPQAGRFTTVNSLTLPILSFLRLSAARGVLYRNSIMAPHWWTNAHSVIYVTKGEARIQIVDHRGQAVLDDRVRQGQVVIVPQNFAVVKHAENEIFEWVVFNTNDNAMINTLSGRTSAIRGLPVDVIANSYQITREEARRLKFNREETLLFSCSEKSSQYGRVAAA